Within the Candidatus Hydrogenedentota bacterium genome, the region ATATGGGAAATGTCGGTTGTTGTTAATGAAGGCGACCCCGTCGTCCTCGACAAGCATACAGACGGCGGCATGCTGTGGGCGCTGAACCTGGCAGTTTACGGTGATGACCGGCGGCGCGTCGTTCATAGCCATGGCATTCTCTGCGCGCCGGCCTTGGCCGGCGCTTCGGCGGATGGCATAATACGCACCGTTTCCGTAGCGGGCAACGTTGGCCCGCCGCGGCGCACCCCCAAAGGAACGACTCAATGACAGATGATTCGACGGGTGCCCTTGCCGCGCCTCGCGTGAAGGCCGTCCGTCCCTTGCGCGTTGTCACGCGGCTGTGCGCCCTGCTCGCGTGGACGGTAATCTGCTACCTCGCGGTCTGTGCCAGCCTCCCCGTGCGCGTGTTCTCGAGGCCGCTCGTGCGCAAGCTGCACCGATGGTTTGCGGTCCGTTGGGCCTGCGGAGTCGGGGCCATTACCGGGATGCGGGTCCAAGTGCACGGCCGTCCCCCGCAGAAGCCCTGCTTTCTCGTGTCCAATCACGTCGTCTGGACAGACGGATTCGCCATGATTCGGTTCTTCGACTGCACTTACGTCAGCATGGCCGAGATCCAGACCATGCCCATCGTGCGAACAATCATCCGCGGTCTCGAACCCATCTTCGTGTACCGCAAGCGCGAAGACACCCCCCGCGTGGTCGGCCTCATGGTGGAAACGCTCAAGAGCGGCGGCAGCATCTTCATGTGCCCGGAGGCCATCGTGTCGCCCGGCCGCGAGATCCGCCGGTTTCGAGGCGCGCTGCTCGAGGCCGCCGTCATTACCGGCATGCCGGTCTATTGCGCCACGATTACCTATCGCACGCCCGACGACTGCCCCCCTCCGTCGCAGTGTATCCTGTTCGGCCCGGATCCCTACTTCCGCACGCCGGACGGCGAGATCCCGGAATCCGAGCTGGCCGTCTGGGGGCCGGAGCGCTCCATAAAGCGCTACCTTATGCGGTTTCTGAGCGTCTCCTCGTATACCGTCGTGATCACGTTTGGCGAGCACCCCATCAACGGCACGGACAAGTTCGAGCTTGCCGACGCGCTGCGCGATGCGGTTCGCGCGCGGTTCACGCCGGTGAAGTGACCGTCCAGCGCTCACTCCGCCACCGCGATGGATGTTTCCCGATCCCCCACGCGGATGGCATGTCGGCCTGGGCTCTTGATGGTGATGGGGAAACTTACCTCTATATGTGCGTGCGTGGGCATGCGCGAACCCGTGTATGCCCTCACGAACCCAGACATGGAACGCGTATGGCAAGGAAATTCAGCCGATGCTCACAGCCTTGTGAGACGGGCTGTTTAAGACCGATTGTCGGTTTGATTTTCAATCGTGATTTGCCGGTTTCGTGCGCGAGGGTTCGTGCTACTGTCTTTGAACGCATGGCGTAAGCATAGTTTGCCTGCGAAACAGAAAGCACGAGGGGGAGTTGATCAAGCGGCTTGGCGGTAGTAGTAGCGGAGCATGCCGTCGAGGGGTTACGGCAGACAACTTTCTTATCGGTTCCCCCGACTTCTTTGCCCGGCACAACAAAAGTGTTGTCGAGCCCATGATGATTGCATTCCTCGTGATAGTATGCATTGAATTCAGTGAGTGCCTTGCGCAGGGACTTTTCACCGGAGAACAGCATCCGGTTCAGGCATTCGCATTTCATGCTGTGCATGAAGCGCTCCAGCTGTGGATTCAAATTTGGGCTCTTGGGTCGCAGGAGAACGTCTTTGGTATCTGGATCACGAGTTCGAATCCCGCCACCGCTGGGGAACGGTTACCTCACGCCGACCGTGGGAGCCATCGTTCACAACATAGGCTCAGTGCTCGTTGTGACAATTGCAGCTAGTTTGGCGTTCGCGAGAGAGTATTCATCGTGACTTTGCGCGAGTTGACCTCGGTGTGCCTTAATCTGTCCAGGTAAGTCAACCAGGAGTGTCCTTGCATGACCAACCCGGCAACAGGTACTAGAGAATCGAAGCGAATTGCATGTATCGATCAACTTCGCGGCTATGCGATTTTCGGCATGCTGCTGGTCAATGCCAGAGGGCTCTTCTTCGAACCCGTGAAATCCCACCTAGAAGGATCAAGCATACAGGGTTTCTTCGAGTCATGCCTTTATCAGATAAGTCACCACACGACTACGTTTACCTATGCCGACACGATCGCTCCCTTGTTTGTGTTTGTCGTCGGCATGGGCATGCGGTTGTCGTGGTTACGGAGATGCGAGCAGCTTGGTGTCTGGGAGACGCGGAAGTCCCTCGTCAAGCGATATTCCATGCTGGTGCTTATAGCCTTTGCCATCTACGCCGGATGGTATTGGGATGCCCTGATGGATATCGGCCTGGCGGGGCTGCTCGCCGTCATGCTGATTGACAAGAGGCCTCGCACACGCGTTGTCGCCGCCTTTGCCTTTGTTGCTGCGTTCCAATGCATCCACATGTTCACCTCCTATGGGACGTGGTCGGTTCACGGCAAATTCTCGCTGGAAGACCCAAAGTACGTGCCCTTACTTGTACGTCTTGTCCCCTTGAACGAGGCGCTGTTTGGGACAAGCCTAAACGGCGGCCCGCTGGGTCCGATGAGTTGGGTGCTGTTACTGCTGTTTGGCTCCCATGCTTACGATCTATTGGCGGAACGAAACAACAAGAAGTTCGTGCTCAGTTGCCTTGGCTGGGGAGCGGGACTGTGTATTCTCGCATGGGTATTTAGCATGGAATGGCTCGGTGTGAAGGCGGCCTGGCCGTTCTCGGCCCGGTACATGACTGTGCCTTTCCCGTTGTGGGCGGCGGGGCTTTGCTTTTTCCAGGTGCTGGCGTTCTACCTCATTTGCGATAGGCTCAATCTCGCAATTCCGACCTTCACATCTGTTGGCGCGAACCCGCTGATCATCTACATCGTCCAGAGCCTGTTCCTCGACGTCGCCGAGGACTTTGCTCCCGAACAATTGTCGTTAGTCGTCGCTCTTGTCGGCTTCGCAGTCTTCTGGGGCATCTTCGCCGGCGCGGCTTACTACATGCACCGGAAGAGAATCTACATTAAGATCTGACTGTAGTGTGAAGTCTATCCGGCCACAGCTAATGCAATTTCTTGTGAGCGAGTCGTAGAAATGCCATAGGATACGTGGAGGAAGACAGCACGAATTGCGTCAACACGTTTATGGCACTCTAATCCCAAGCCCAAGGCCATATAAGACCGCGGGTTCGAACCCCGCCAGCGCTACCAATTTTAGCTCTATACGGTATGCGGAGTTATGCATGCCATTTTCTTTTCTGTAGCCTTCCTCCTGTTTGGCGGACGCGCAACCGTACTGTGTGTCCACACTTCGCTCAGTCTGTGTATGTGGCGTTCTTTCTGCCCATGCAGACCGTTCGAAGTATCGCTTGCGCGCGCCGTTCTTGTTAGGTCCAGCGGGAATTGGAAAGGCTACGTTAGTGGGACACTTTTCAGGGCCCAATATTTTTACCGTACGCGGCCTACTGACGCTATGTGGCGCCGATTGCGCGACGAGTCTGTACGATTCGACCGCGAGTACGACGGGGCGCTCGCCCGACTTTGGCCATGTTCGCCCTCAACAGTCCCGACTGAAGAGTACCGTGGAAATGCTACGCCCATTTCATGCGGAAGGTAGCGATTTCCCACGGCCGGAACTCATAGTGCCATTGATGGTTTGAATCGGTTGGAAGGTACGCGGCTCCCTGGAATCCGTTGCCACCCAGGTCGGCAACAGCTACGTTCGCAAAACGCCCAGGCAATGTTACGACTGCCTGCTGCATCTCGTGAGAAGCGTTTAGCATTCTCACGGCCGTCGCGCCCCGGCCCGCGGGAAAGACGTGCGTGATGAGGACATTTGGGTTATCGGCGGCGATGCCCGCGACGCGGCCCGCGGTTGCCGTTGTCGGTATCCGGATCGGCCGTCGGTGAAACATTTCAGCCAACCGCATGGAGTCCGCGGTCGAGAATGAGCAGGCGGCATGGAACCGCATGTCCCAATTGGCCGTGCCCGTAAAACTGAAATCAAACACCGTGCATTCGATGATGGTAGCGCCCGGGTCCTCGACGTGACGGAACAGCGTGTTTTGCGACGGGCACCATAGAATATGCCGCTCCGGCCACTCGATACGAATGTAGCGGGCACAATAGAAGGTGTCTCTTCGACGCTCTTCCTCGGAGAAAGGTGAGTCGGCGAAAATCTTCGGTCCCGTTGCGGCTACCCTGATCCGAAATCGCCATGTGCCCGAAGGCCTCGTGCCCGTATTGAAACGGATCGTACTCGTCAGGCGATGATTGAATTGAACGAAGGGTGTCGCCGTTTCGCCCGCGAAGACCAGTCCCTGCACAGACAGTGCCGGTTCTTCCACTTCGCGGATCCGCATCAAATCTTCGCGCCAAACTGCGACGTCCATATCATCAGACGTTCTCCGCAACGTCAGCGCAACAGGGGCCTCCTCGATTCGCGTATAGGCCGCCTCTACGTTGATGTTTGGGTGCATGGAATCGAAATAAGATGGGATTTGGCGCCATTCACCGACCAGCGGCTCAAACTCCACCCCTGCAAACCCATCCTGTGCCGTCTCCCACACATGACCTTCCCGTTTTGGCGTCAGCCTTGGCGAACTCGTTCGGGGCTGTTCGGATTTGTCCGACACAGGCCTCAGGCATAGGTCTCGCGTCTCGAAAGGCGCCATTTTCACGA harbors:
- a CDS encoding lysophospholipid acyltransferase family protein produces the protein MTDDSTGALAAPRVKAVRPLRVVTRLCALLAWTVICYLAVCASLPVRVFSRPLVRKLHRWFAVRWACGVGAITGMRVQVHGRPPQKPCFLVSNHVVWTDGFAMIRFFDCTYVSMAEIQTMPIVRTIIRGLEPIFVYRKREDTPRVVGLMVETLKSGGSIFMCPEAIVSPGREIRRFRGALLEAAVITGMPVYCATITYRTPDDCPPPSQCILFGPDPYFRTPDGEIPESELAVWGPERSIKRYLMRFLSVSSYTVVITFGEHPINGTDKFELADALRDAVRARFTPVK
- a CDS encoding integrase core domain-containing protein, which produces MRPKSPNLNPQLERFMHSMKCECLNRMLFSGEKSLRKALTEFNAYYHEECNHHGLDNTFVVPGKEVGGTDKKVVCRNPSTACSATTTAKPLDQLPLVLSVSQANYAYAMRSKTVARTLAHETGKSRLKIKPTIGLKQPVSQGCEHRLNFLAIRVPCLGS
- a CDS encoding heparan-alpha-glucosaminide N-acetyltransferase domain-containing protein; its protein translation is MTNPATGTRESKRIACIDQLRGYAIFGMLLVNARGLFFEPVKSHLEGSSIQGFFESCLYQISHHTTTFTYADTIAPLFVFVVGMGMRLSWLRRCEQLGVWETRKSLVKRYSMLVLIAFAIYAGWYWDALMDIGLAGLLAVMLIDKRPRTRVVAAFAFVAAFQCIHMFTSYGTWSVHGKFSLEDPKYVPLLVRLVPLNEALFGTSLNGGPLGPMSWVLLLLFGSHAYDLLAERNNKKFVLSCLGWGAGLCILAWVFSMEWLGVKAAWPFSARYMTVPFPLWAAGLCFFQVLAFYLICDRLNLAIPTFTSVGANPLIIYIVQSLFLDVAEDFAPEQLSLVVALVGFAVFWGIFAGAAYYMHRKRIYIKI